One segment of Thermosulfurimonas sp. F29 DNA contains the following:
- a CDS encoding inositol-3-phosphate synthase has product MAEKKVRLAIVGVGNCASSLIQGIYYYKEKGLDAIKGVMFPEIGGYHPWDVEVVAAWDVDARKVGKDVAEAIFSPPNCTTVFYPDVPKTGVRVRRGKTLDGCAGHMKDYPEGRTFVLSDEKEDDLEDVVAVLRDTGADVLINYVPVGSEEAARFYAEACLRAGVAFVNAMPTFIVSDRQWGERFAKEGIPAVGDDIKSQVGATIVHRTLAQLMVDRGVPIKRTYQLNFGGNTDFLNMLARERLKTKKISKTEAVSSLLPYDIGAENIHIGPSDYVPWLKDNKIAYIRLEGELFGGVPMYIELKLSVEDSPNSAGSAMDAIRCAKLAKDRGIGGPLISISAYTMKHPPEQYPDWKARQMTLEFIEGKRER; this is encoded by the coding sequence ATGGCGGAGAAGAAGGTCAGGCTTGCCATTGTGGGCGTCGGAAACTGTGCCAGTTCGCTCATTCAGGGAATCTACTATTACAAGGAGAAGGGTCTCGACGCCATCAAGGGGGTGATGTTTCCGGAGATCGGCGGTTATCATCCCTGGGATGTGGAGGTGGTGGCGGCCTGGGATGTGGACGCCCGCAAGGTGGGCAAGGATGTGGCCGAAGCCATCTTCTCTCCTCCTAACTGCACCACGGTGTTTTACCCGGATGTCCCGAAGACGGGGGTCAGGGTGCGCCGGGGAAAGACCCTGGACGGCTGCGCCGGACACATGAAGGATTACCCCGAGGGGCGCACCTTCGTGCTCTCGGACGAGAAGGAGGACGATCTGGAGGATGTGGTGGCGGTGCTCAGGGACACCGGAGCGGATGTGCTAATAAACTATGTTCCGGTGGGGTCCGAGGAGGCGGCCCGCTTCTACGCCGAGGCCTGTCTCAGAGCGGGGGTGGCTTTCGTTAACGCCATGCCCACCTTCATCGTTTCCGACAGGCAGTGGGGCGAGCGTTTTGCCAAAGAGGGCATTCCCGCGGTGGGCGACGACATAAAGAGCCAGGTGGGGGCCACCATAGTGCATCGGACCCTGGCTCAGCTCATGGTGGATCGCGGGGTACCCATCAAGCGCACCTATCAGCTCAACTTCGGGGGGAACACCGACTTCCTCAACATGCTCGCCCGGGAACGCCTGAAGACCAAAAAGATCTCCAAGACCGAGGCGGTCTCCAGTCTTCTCCCCTACGACATCGGGGCCGAAAACATCCACATCGGTCCCTCGGACTATGTGCCCTGGCTCAAGGACAACAAGATCGCCTACATCCGGCTCGAGGGAGAACTCTTCGGCGGGGTCCCCATGTACATCGAGCTCAAGCTCAGCGTGGAGGACTCGCCCAACTCCGCGGGTTCGGCCATGGACGCCATTCGCTGTGCGAAACTGGCCAAGGACCGGGGAATCGGCGGGCCGCTTATCTCCATTTCCGCCTACACCATGAAACACCCTCCGGAGCAGTATCCGGACTGGAAGGCCCGTCAGATGACCCTAGAGTTTATCGAGGGCAAGCGTGAACGATAG
- a CDS encoding AAA family ATPase: protein MRIKRLEIYGFKSFPYRVSLPFPPGISAIVGPNGSGKSNIVDALRWVLGEQSLKRLRVKNAEDLLFAGDHGRAPGFAEVRLVLENDGKAPEKFKDWPEIVVARRLYRTGESEFLLNNRACRLKDIQYLFLDTGVNPRGYGLIDQGEVGKFLEWSPQERRFFLEELAGISRYRFNREETRRNLARTRENLARVEDLLAEIRDRVRHLEEQARLAEEFLRLREKLRRLSLTRLAILYLKALREREKAEKALERLEEARSELEKRREHLIPLYEEALRRARTLKRISREKEETLHSLKAELRERIEKLRRLYREEAEIGKRLERERTRAEALSEELERLEEERRRLEEEIASGEELLAREKEAFRELEKRYLEHRKAMGDLEREVRKRGEEEVSLKERLRNADRLLQKLEKELERILDRENRIVKTRAELSSRRMELSRRRKELEERLELVEEKRRKVGEEEEATRKKEEGLRAEVKVLEERLRDIAGEERALLREKEGLERVIRGALPPELRRLRDSGEGLRLLAEVLEIPPERIPAAEALLGEKLTYPVIRDTKALEDLLPREGVRGVFVAPGEELEILRAQLEDLDTREELKSLTAERPVKRAFFRREKVLFEPPGFLIKVEAGESGLLALRKRLREIAVRLGELEEERKGLGKKKAELERALQDLREYAGILAGKRDTLERERKALAGEVENLRREGERLSQEEALLDRERRELEEQREISVAEKKALEEERAILERELARMEGEGRKVRQRWEELKRSGRELERAFREREARVSELAGRLEALRRRRNELEGEKRKVEGRRRNALQQESLLSEELNFVRNMLRNERENRSRLEEEMERVEKEWLEIREALREAEARVAELEAEEKNLERELGRLQEKRHRLELDRVEAEMTLEHLRREAREHQDTEIESFLEETRPVRQDLSSVEEEMVRLRERLAEFPPVNLAAAEELKEARERLEFLSSRRSELLSAAEDLEKALKRLDEESRKRLREALAEANRKLAEVFPLLFEGGRAELYFTESEDPLSAGLDLRVKLPGKPVKHLTMLSGGEKALCALAVLFAFYLVKPGPFCILDEVDAPLDEANTLRFNELLKKLREHSQVILVTHNPRVMEIADALFGVTMEERGVSKVVSVRLD from the coding sequence ATGAGGATCAAGCGACTGGAGATCTACGGCTTCAAGTCCTTCCCCTATCGGGTTAGCCTGCCCTTTCCTCCGGGGATCTCCGCCATCGTGGGCCCCAACGGAAGCGGGAAAAGCAACATCGTGGACGCCCTGCGCTGGGTCCTCGGTGAACAGAGCCTCAAGCGTCTCCGGGTGAAAAACGCTGAGGACCTGCTTTTTGCCGGGGATCACGGTCGGGCTCCCGGTTTCGCCGAGGTGAGGCTGGTTCTGGAAAACGACGGAAAAGCTCCTGAAAAATTCAAGGACTGGCCCGAAATAGTGGTGGCCCGCCGCCTCTATCGCACCGGAGAATCGGAATTTCTTCTCAACAACCGGGCCTGCCGTCTGAAAGACATCCAGTACCTCTTCCTGGACACCGGCGTAAACCCCAGGGGATACGGACTCATCGATCAGGGGGAGGTGGGGAAATTTCTGGAATGGAGCCCTCAGGAAAGGAGATTCTTTCTGGAAGAGCTGGCCGGCATCTCGCGCTATCGCTTTAACCGGGAGGAGACCCGCCGCAACCTGGCCCGCACCAGGGAAAACCTGGCCCGGGTAGAGGATCTTCTCGCGGAAATAAGGGATCGGGTGCGACACCTCGAGGAACAGGCCCGGCTGGCCGAAGAATTTTTGCGTCTCAGGGAAAAGTTGCGTCGGCTTTCCCTGACCAGGCTGGCCATTCTTTATCTCAAAGCCCTGCGGGAAAGGGAGAAGGCCGAAAAAGCCCTGGAGCGTCTTGAGGAAGCCCGGAGTGAGCTTGAAAAACGAAGGGAGCACCTGATTCCCCTTTACGAGGAGGCCCTGAGGAGGGCACGCACTCTAAAACGAATAAGCAGGGAAAAAGAGGAAACCCTTCACAGCCTCAAGGCCGAGCTTCGCGAGAGGATCGAAAAACTGCGCAGGCTTTATCGGGAAGAGGCAGAAATAGGTAAGCGTCTGGAGAGGGAGCGCACCCGGGCCGAGGCCCTTTCCGAGGAGCTGGAACGCCTGGAGGAGGAAAGACGCCGGCTCGAGGAGGAGATCGCCTCGGGGGAGGAACTTCTGGCCCGGGAAAAAGAGGCCTTTCGCGAGCTGGAAAAGCGTTATCTGGAGCACCGGAAGGCTATGGGAGACCTGGAAAGGGAGGTGCGGAAGAGGGGGGAAGAGGAGGTATCCCTTAAAGAGCGACTCCGCAATGCGGACCGTCTCCTTCAGAAGCTGGAAAAGGAACTGGAGAGGATTCTCGATCGCGAAAACCGTATAGTGAAAACGAGAGCCGAACTTTCTTCCCGTCGGATGGAACTCTCCCGAAGACGAAAAGAGCTGGAGGAGAGGCTGGAGCTCGTGGAGGAAAAACGGCGGAAGGTCGGGGAAGAGGAGGAGGCCACGCGCAAAAAGGAGGAGGGGCTCCGGGCCGAGGTAAAGGTCCTGGAGGAGAGACTTAGGGACATCGCGGGGGAAGAAAGGGCCCTTTTGAGGGAAAAGGAGGGGCTGGAACGGGTAATTCGCGGGGCTCTCCCCCCGGAGCTCAGGCGGCTCAGAGACTCCGGAGAAGGGCTTCGGCTTCTGGCCGAGGTGCTGGAGATACCCCCGGAACGGATTCCCGCCGCGGAAGCCCTGCTCGGTGAAAAACTCACCTATCCCGTGATCAGGGACACGAAAGCGCTGGAGGATCTCCTGCCCAGGGAGGGGGTGCGAGGGGTTTTTGTGGCTCCGGGGGAGGAACTCGAGATCCTGCGGGCCCAGCTGGAGGACCTGGACACCAGGGAGGAGCTGAAAAGCCTTACCGCGGAAAGGCCCGTAAAGAGGGCTTTTTTCCGAAGGGAGAAGGTCCTATTCGAGCCCCCCGGATTTCTGATCAAGGTCGAGGCCGGGGAAAGCGGATTGCTGGCCCTTCGGAAACGACTCCGGGAGATTGCGGTTCGGCTCGGGGAGCTCGAGGAGGAAAGGAAAGGATTGGGGAAGAAAAAGGCCGAGCTGGAAAGAGCGCTTCAAGACCTGCGGGAGTATGCCGGGATCCTGGCCGGAAAAAGGGATACCCTGGAAAGGGAGCGAAAGGCCCTGGCCGGGGAGGTCGAGAATCTGAGACGGGAGGGCGAAAGACTCTCCCAGGAAGAGGCCCTTCTTGACCGGGAGAGAAGGGAGCTTGAGGAACAGCGCGAGATCAGTGTGGCGGAAAAGAAGGCCCTTGAGGAGGAGAGAGCGATCCTCGAAAGGGAGCTGGCGAGGATGGAGGGGGAGGGGAGGAAGGTTCGTCAGCGGTGGGAGGAGTTGAAACGAAGCGGAAGGGAGCTGGAGAGGGCCTTTCGGGAAAGGGAGGCCCGGGTTTCCGAGCTTGCGGGAAGGCTTGAGGCCTTGAGGCGTCGCCGGAACGAGCTTGAGGGAGAAAAACGGAAGGTGGAGGGGCGTCGCAGGAATGCCCTTCAACAGGAGTCCCTCCTTTCCGAGGAACTGAACTTCGTGCGAAACATGTTGCGCAACGAAAGGGAGAATCGGAGCCGGTTGGAAGAAGAGATGGAGAGGGTGGAAAAGGAATGGCTGGAGATCCGGGAAGCCCTGCGGGAGGCGGAGGCTCGAGTTGCCGAGCTCGAGGCCGAGGAGAAGAACCTGGAGAGGGAGCTCGGCAGGCTCCAGGAGAAACGCCACAGGCTGGAACTGGATCGGGTGGAAGCGGAAATGACGCTGGAGCACCTGCGCAGGGAGGCCCGGGAACACCAGGACACGGAAATCGAATCCTTCCTCGAAGAAACGCGACCGGTGAGGCAGGATCTATCCTCCGTGGAGGAGGAAATGGTTCGCTTAAGGGAGCGTCTCGCGGAGTTCCCTCCGGTGAATCTGGCCGCGGCGGAGGAATTAAAGGAGGCCCGTGAACGCCTGGAGTTTCTTTCCTCCCGACGGAGTGAGCTTCTTTCCGCGGCAGAGGATCTGGAGAAGGCCCTTAAACGCCTGGATGAGGAAAGCCGAAAGAGACTACGGGAGGCCCTGGCCGAGGCCAATCGCAAACTCGCCGAGGTGTTTCCCCTTCTGTTTGAGGGAGGGCGAGCGGAACTTTACTTTACCGAAAGCGAGGACCCCCTTTCCGCCGGGCTTGACCTGAGGGTTAAACTCCCCGGCAAACCCGTGAAACACCTGACCATGCTTTCCGGGGGCGAGAAGGCCCTCTGCGCCCTGGCCGTTCTATTTGCCTTTTACCTGGTCAAACCCGGACCCTTCTGCATCCTGGACGAGGTAGATGCTCCGCTCGACGAGGCCAACACCCTGCGTTTCAACGAACTTCTGAAAAAGCTCAGGGAACACTCCCAGGTCATTCTGGTGACGCACAATCCCCGGGTCATGGAAATCGCCGACGCCCTTTTCGGGGTAACCATGGAAGAGCGAGGGGTCTCGAAGGTGGTGAGCGTGAGGCTGGATTAG
- a CDS encoding type II toxin-antitoxin system HicB family antitoxin codes for MSRKRISIEPILPEEGGGWRAYIPELGELAFQGDGETPQEALANLEKIKADLFKFYLEKGIPIPEPALTIKKAA; via the coding sequence ATGAGTAGAAAACGCATTTCGATTGAACCCATACTGCCCGAAGAAGGCGGGGGCTGGCGGGCTTACATCCCCGAACTAGGGGAACTAGCCTTCCAGGGTGATGGCGAAACCCCTCAAGAAGCTCTCGCCAACCTCGAAAAAATCAAGGCCGACCTTTTTAAATTTTATCTCGAGAAGGGCATCCCTATCCCCGAACCGGCCCTTACGATCAAAAAAGCTGCCTAA
- a CDS encoding putative toxin-antitoxin system toxin component, PIN family encodes MRVVFDTNIYISALVFPGGLAEKAIYRVLEGKDELFISKAIFDELLRVLATKFSKDREELARLAVWLSEIAQFVSP; translated from the coding sequence ATGCGGGTTGTCTTCGATACCAACATTTATATCTCCGCTCTGGTTTTTCCCGGAGGTCTTGCGGAAAAGGCCATCTATCGAGTCCTTGAAGGGAAAGACGAGCTTTTCATTTCCAAAGCGATCTTTGACGAGCTATTGAGAGTCTTAGCGACTAAGTTCAGCAAAGACCGGGAAGAACTTGCCCGCCTAGCGGTATGGCTATCTGAAATAGCTCAATTTGTAAGCCCCTAA
- a CDS encoding ATP-binding protein codes for MEFWGREREIEVLKRELTRPGLRIFLLRGRRRVGKTALIRHFLQEAGTEAFYHEAVSHEPPRIFLESLMRFLKPEHPLPLDFEGVFWLLAEKSKRSGRKPVVAIDEFPDLLESWPGLAGHLRRWIDLHPEANVLFIFAGSSLSLM; via the coding sequence ATGGAGTTTTGGGGACGCGAAAGAGAAATCGAGGTTCTCAAACGAGAGCTCACTCGGCCTGGGTTGAGGATTTTCCTTTTACGGGGACGCAGACGGGTGGGAAAGACCGCGCTTATTCGCCATTTCTTGCAGGAAGCCGGAACGGAGGCTTTTTACCACGAGGCCGTCTCTCATGAACCACCGCGAATTTTTCTGGAGTCCTTGATGCGTTTTCTCAAGCCGGAGCATCCGTTACCCCTTGATTTCGAGGGAGTTTTCTGGTTGCTCGCGGAGAAGAGTAAGCGTTCGGGGCGCAAGCCGGTCGTGGCTATTGACGAATTTCCTGATCTCCTTGAGTCCTGGCCGGGGTTGGCCGGGCATCTGCGGCGCTGGATTGATCTCCATCCCGAGGCCAATGTCCTTTTCATCTTTGCGGGTTCTTCTCTTTCTCTTATGTAA
- a CDS encoding Fur family transcriptional regulator, which yields MERPPGSELEIFRDFIKKKGLRYTNEREIILREIFNIHDHFDVDELYLRLRNKGHRISKASIYRTLPLLIECGLVQEVYHEDGHMHYEHIYGHEPHAHFRCLSCRRVEEFRDERLEEVAREYAERYGVEIKMTRFEILGYCSNCREKGA from the coding sequence ATGGAAAGACCTCCCGGTTCGGAGCTCGAAATTTTTAGGGATTTTATAAAAAAGAAAGGGCTTCGATATACAAATGAGCGTGAGATTATATTGCGAGAGATTTTCAATATACATGATCACTTTGATGTGGACGAGTTGTATCTGCGGCTGCGTAATAAGGGACATCGCATTTCCAAGGCCTCCATTTATAGAACGCTTCCTCTTCTAATCGAGTGCGGTCTGGTACAGGAGGTCTATCACGAAGACGGGCACATGCACTACGAGCACATTTACGGGCACGAGCCTCATGCTCACTTTCGCTGTCTTTCCTGTCGCCGGGTGGAGGAGTTTCGGGACGAGCGTCTGGAGGAAGTGGCCCGGGAATACGCGGAAAGGTATGGCGTGGAGATCAAGATGACCCGGTTTGAGATCCTGGGCTACTGTTCCAACTGTCGAGAGAAGGGGGCATAG
- a CDS encoding FeoA family protein, which yields MGFRWRWRRGHCHGRKGRVCPRVENLTTLDELRTGEEGTIVKILGNGAFRQRLLEMGFLPGTRVRVIRYAPLEDPVEYEIKGYHVALRHEEAAKVLVEKCPKS from the coding sequence ATGGGGTTTCGGTGGCGCTGGAGGAGGGGACACTGTCACGGTCGTAAGGGCCGGGTCTGTCCGCGCGTGGAAAACCTTACCACCCTGGATGAACTGCGCACCGGAGAGGAAGGCACCATCGTGAAAATCCTGGGCAACGGTGCCTTTCGCCAGAGATTGCTGGAGATGGGGTTTCTGCCCGGCACCCGCGTGCGGGTCATCCGTTACGCGCCTCTTGAGGATCCCGTGGAGTACGAGATAAAGGGCTACCATGTGGCCCTGCGCCACGAGGAAGCGGCCAAGGTGCTGGTGGAGAAATGTCCGAAATCGTAG